From Plasmodium malariae genome assembly, chromosome: 8:
aacgctttataaaaaatatttattatatcatcatacttaaaatttttaattttttaaaaaaacttaatttatatcatattttctGAATGAAgagttttaaatttaatacacttaacttttttttttttttttatcaataaaatatatatatttaaaagcgtattaataaatttaaaaaatgtttaaaaataatattcttacAAGAAACTtacttataattatattaaataaaaatctattaaaaattaaaattttttacaaatacgaataatatatattgcgtataatatgtacataactTTTTAGAGTGTGAATAACCttaaatttactaaaatacataattaattaattttattttgttatttaaagaaagtgtatatcattttttattagtcCCTTTGCATAAGCAAAATACCaggatattttttaaaggttAATCATAACCAAtctacataattatataaatacgtaaaatattattaaaagaatttttaatagaaaaatatattatacccaagtatttatgtattttatattaaattttttttttaaccctaaatatgataataataaatatatgatatgcgtaaaattatattaatcagacaaaataaaattttatacatttgttttctttaaaatatattatattcttcgagaaataattaaaaaattataaaaaaaaaaaatagataaatttaaaatactaCTCAATTTCCCAAATAACTAAATTTTcagaaattaatattatacttCTTTCACTggtttaaattatttatacattttttatcatattttaaattattcttatttaatatcttttaatttatatcattacattatcttatcatttattaattcacatttaatatttttatatgaaatatatctTTAGTCAATTAAGAATTcatattaattcatatataaattataaaataaattatgaaaaatgaaagccaaatataattaaatcctaataaaaatttacatatatagtaATTCATGAgcattgaaaatatataatatttgcatatatatattgttttttactGACTATATTTATAgacaataatgaaaaataaaaaatatatacaactatgtatttatatataatcaaactattttgcaatatatatatttattttaattaccctaatattaatttaaatttttacagATTTATAACACATTTCTAAAactatacatttataaaaaaaaaaaaagaggattTGTCGATATTATCTGattatatatgattaaaattaagttttttatataatactccaacgacataaaaaaatatatcaaataaacAATATTAGTTAATTCAACTTCAattccatatatttttaaataatatttgaaaaaatagacTTTCTCAACAATCATGTACActaagaatataataatccTTTTTAACTGTTAAGTGCAAAGATTTAAATAACCCTAGTTTGtaaacaattataaataattattattaaggtgcatataattttattatacatttataattttactttaataaaattcaaaaaagcTACATGTTCCTTATAATGACTTCTACAATAGATATGTTttgttgtatatttttcgtaaagcttattttaaataataagcaATAACTGTGTTTTTAAgcgaagaaaaaaaaataaacacatatataaatatcaatACATCATTATACTTTAGCTTCTTATAATTAGGTGCAACATAAGGACAGTTTTATTTCTAGtttaatgttaataatatagttTCGTAATAAACTGAAATGTAATTTTAGAcataatatgatataatatagAGAATAGTACAATTTagtagaaataaatattaccaGAGGtctataaaattatataagttttgatattatatattcattttaaagcAAAGACGTAGATTTTtcacaaatatttatttaaatatacatatatatgtattattctaGATATAATTAAGCtgaaataatacattaaaattcaaaatgtatctttaaaaatatttaaattcaaaaaaaaattaacgaaatatatacttatttttgtgtattaatatatcaaattATACACACATGAAATTATGGAATTATTCCAATTATAGGAATTCATATTAGGAATATAACACCAAAgactttaaatatattacttcaTATAAATAACTACCTTTGAGAAAAattcacatatattataacttaTTTTACTCCATCATCAActtcaatttattatatttttcattatttcttaaaatctTGGGAAGCGTTATTAAAAgtattacaaataatatgaaaattattattccatatgatattataaaaaaatgatattttgcATTATCTAACCATGATTCAACAACACTCCACAAGGATTTTACCCATGACAATTCTTTAATACTATCCCCTGCACTTTGTAGCAACTTAAATCCTTGTAATATTGGTAATCCTATACCcaacaagaaaaaaagtaataatatagtaCCTATAAATCGGTAATTTCTAAGcttaatcttttttaaagCTATATTTTGAATTCTTCTCTGCTTTTCAAGAAAATGATcataatccttttttttgattaatcttttttcaaaatggaaatgttttccatcaaaTATTCCATTATTGTAATCCACAACTTCTGTATAGTACTGAGCcttatttaacatatttttattgcattttttgtttttgtctATATACcacaatttattattataaatatctttattttcatttgcaCCATTAATTGGAAATCTTtcgtttaaatatatattatttgaatcTTTATCctgattatattttgttagtAATCGATAATTTCTTGTATCTAAACTTTTACTCATAATGCAATTTC
This genomic window contains:
- the PmUG01_08011000 gene encoding fam-m protein; this encodes MELRINKILFNIISAFSFLTGIFFFKNDGITFKDFLYGNCIMSKSLDTRNYRLLTKYNQDKDSNNIYLNERFPINGANENKDIYNNKLWYIDKNKKCNKNMLNKAQYYTEVVDYNNGIFDGKHFHFEKRLIKKKDYDHFLEKQRRIQNIALKKIKLRNYRFIGTILLLFFLLGIGLPILQGFKLLQSAGDSIKELSWVKSLWSVVESWLDNAKYHFFIISYGIIIFILFVILLITLPKILRNNEKYNKLKLMME